In Brevibacterium zhoupengii, the following are encoded in one genomic region:
- a CDS encoding C40 family peptidase, with the protein MRTKIAVSAALGLGLVFGAGAPALSSNLTSTDEESATDLEAAVVPGQELERVTDGKIEKGETAYVDVTVATLWTDSKAPRKVDKPALGHPVDLDKWNKNLKDTEVRRGLTGKVETQAAYGSEVTVLKTKGAWAQVAVKDQSTSKNKKGYPGWVPKKQLVENDRFGDLKDDQPRAVVTKKKSELEGIEFTKDTGAEITFNVDLPLIAQDVDDVRVALPGGGAAWIDVDDVDVYDTDGKPEKPSGDDLVKTAKKFDGLRYLWAGVSPYGFDCSGFTYSIYRAHGIDIPRDSGEQATTGKKVAEGDLKAGDLLFFSTSSGTVHHVGMYVGDGKMIHSPNASKDVYVTDWKSWDTGNEFSGARRII; encoded by the coding sequence ATGCGTACCAAAATTGCTGTTTCGGCGGCACTTGGGCTCGGACTTGTATTTGGCGCAGGAGCTCCCGCGCTGTCGAGCAACCTGACGTCGACCGATGAAGAATCCGCAACCGATTTGGAAGCTGCAGTCGTCCCGGGCCAAGAGCTTGAGCGGGTCACTGACGGTAAGATCGAAAAGGGCGAAACAGCCTACGTCGATGTCACTGTTGCGACTCTGTGGACCGATTCGAAAGCACCCCGTAAGGTCGACAAGCCTGCCCTCGGACACCCTGTCGACCTCGACAAGTGGAACAAGAATCTCAAGGACACCGAGGTGCGGCGCGGCTTGACCGGCAAGGTCGAGACCCAGGCCGCCTACGGATCCGAAGTCACCGTCCTCAAAACCAAGGGTGCTTGGGCCCAGGTCGCGGTCAAAGACCAGTCCACCTCCAAGAATAAGAAGGGGTACCCCGGCTGGGTGCCGAAGAAGCAGCTGGTCGAAAACGATCGGTTCGGCGATTTGAAGGACGACCAGCCTCGGGCCGTCGTCACCAAGAAGAAGAGTGAACTCGAAGGCATCGAATTCACCAAGGACACCGGTGCAGAGATCACCTTCAACGTCGACCTTCCTCTCATCGCTCAAGACGTCGACGATGTGCGCGTGGCGCTCCCAGGCGGCGGCGCAGCGTGGATCGACGTCGACGATGTTGACGTCTATGACACCGACGGCAAACCGGAGAAGCCCAGCGGCGATGACCTCGTCAAGACCGCGAAGAAGTTCGACGGGCTGCGCTACCTGTGGGCAGGCGTCTCGCCCTATGGCTTCGACTGCTCAGGCTTCACGTACAGCATCTACCGAGCACACGGCATCGACATCCCCCGTGACTCGGGTGAGCAGGCGACAACCGGAAAGAAGGTCGCCGAGGGTGACCTCAAAGCTGGCGACCTGCTGTTCTTCTCCACCAGCTCGGGAACCGTCCACCACGTCGGAATGTACGTCGGCGACGGCAAGATGATCCATTCGCCCAATGCTTCGAAAGACGTCTACGTCACCGACTGGAAGTCGTGGGACACCGGCAACGAGTTCTCCGGAGCTCGCCGAATCATCTGA
- a CDS encoding LLM class flavin-dependent oxidoreductase translates to MELSILDLVPVRVGQSTSDSFAASHELVQSADKLGFTRYWVAEHHNMPSIASTMPGAELMYLGQGTERIRLGSGGVMLPNHAPLAVAELFSLLSAVYGDRIDLGIGRAPGTDPITSAAMRGHLGEGRMVDREGNTVDPVEQFPQHVIDTLSLMKPEGLRIPLHGGREHVLHATPAAVPGTQPLPWLLGSSGYSARLAAQLGMPYVFANHFAAGATTGMKIYRDNFTPGAYGDKPQTFVTVNAVVSPTEEEAQLRSEPFLLQMSRLRTGGRMEPLRLAGDDVRSVRTEQERMVGEDMSENWIIGDAASAKAQLEELASRFEVDEIMIQPVAGAMEGEDLLQDAARIQSLELLAAEFLN, encoded by the coding sequence ATGGAGCTTTCTATTCTTGACCTCGTGCCGGTCCGCGTCGGACAGAGCACCTCAGATTCTTTTGCAGCCTCCCACGAACTGGTTCAGTCCGCGGACAAACTGGGCTTCACCCGCTATTGGGTTGCCGAACACCACAACATGCCATCGATCGCCTCAACGATGCCGGGCGCCGAGCTCATGTACCTCGGGCAGGGCACCGAGCGAATCCGCCTCGGATCCGGCGGTGTGATGCTTCCCAACCACGCGCCGCTGGCAGTCGCGGAACTCTTCTCGCTCCTCTCGGCGGTCTACGGTGACCGCATCGATCTGGGCATAGGTCGAGCCCCAGGCACAGACCCGATCACCTCCGCAGCCATGAGGGGCCACCTCGGCGAAGGTCGCATGGTTGATCGGGAGGGAAACACGGTCGACCCCGTCGAACAGTTCCCCCAGCACGTCATCGACACGCTGAGCCTGATGAAACCCGAAGGGCTGCGCATTCCACTCCACGGCGGGCGCGAGCACGTCCTACACGCGACACCTGCTGCTGTGCCGGGAACACAACCTCTGCCATGGCTGCTCGGGTCGTCTGGCTACTCGGCCCGACTGGCCGCACAGCTCGGCATGCCCTACGTATTCGCCAATCACTTCGCTGCGGGTGCCACCACCGGGATGAAGATCTACCGCGACAACTTCACTCCCGGTGCTTACGGAGACAAGCCGCAGACGTTCGTCACGGTCAATGCTGTGGTCTCGCCGACCGAGGAAGAGGCACAGCTGCGTTCGGAGCCGTTCCTGCTGCAGATGTCTCGCCTGCGGACAGGTGGGCGAATGGAGCCCTTGCGACTGGCCGGCGACGACGTGCGCTCGGTCAGGACCGAACAGGAGCGCATGGTCGGCGAAGACATGTCCGAGAACTGGATCATCGGCGACGCCGCATCGGCCAAGGCCCAGCTTGAAGAACTTGCCAGCCGGTTCGAGGTCGACGAAATCATGATCCAACCCGTCGCAGGAGCGATGGAAGGCGAGGACCTCCTTCAAGATGCCGCTCGAATTCAATCGCTCGAGCTGTTGGCGGCTGAGTTCCTCAACTGA
- a CDS encoding HNH endonuclease signature motif containing protein, protein MTLTPDRKRDRQNRRDEPASPAAPGGESAAEDRNETRTYRELLREAGLDLDGHPLADRFDEVATPPPDDFEFVDAEHPLESGAPTSAVESSDDELRDRWVGRNPWQASADDPDARAELKRRAAEIDAEKEAWMHRKVEGPEAERGVDENGPDGCEADDWATTLGGAQPNAEPKRQEARDRTGQTGANGTDSMPASDTGLESEHPLLDECAWSDLARIAPEVVSSIQDLRTLVGDLHSCNRPLAPGEALTVMDGLETVNRLVESLSVVTLSVFERVGTPRDYGAKTTKALVQNRLNLSEREAYRRSELAEKLGDQVSFSGDPIAPVCPIVSEALQKGLLSATQASAIIGCLRHLPFRVSQEDRLEAERILVEKAPSVRVKDIQQLFNEILGWLDPDGELPDEAPKRDNFSVSLRQRKDGTWALKGVLDAVTGGIMSGHLTSRIKVDSEEAPTTAQQSEAGTGTGTGTGTGTGTGTGTGAGTDVDSGTDTAAADATSAADATSAADAISAADQEVVDVYAQVLHGDRADALDPSLEFGFDNQAVDGLGGSKTAGGAGSGDVPRGYGVREDGSTVAMAGRQPSVKNRIYERFATMIGRIEMKRVMAGAPFALVVTAKAEDLAKQSGRAATDAEAPFPMQTASYEGLNGSVFFHLMGEKTKSMELATERRFATSKQLAVISSRDQGCTFPGCDTPPGWCDAHHIVPWSQKGKTDVNNLTLACGSHHHLIDESDWHTVMLKDGRPAWVPPASIDPARTPILHARFIAKEITDTLFD, encoded by the coding sequence ATGACTCTCACCCCCGACCGCAAGCGCGACAGGCAGAATAGGCGTGACGAACCCGCCTCACCTGCTGCGCCCGGTGGCGAGAGTGCGGCTGAAGATCGCAACGAGACTCGCACGTATCGAGAACTGCTGCGCGAAGCAGGCCTTGACCTTGATGGTCACCCACTGGCCGATCGCTTTGATGAAGTGGCCACGCCACCCCCAGATGATTTCGAGTTTGTCGATGCCGAGCATCCACTCGAATCCGGTGCTCCCACCAGCGCTGTCGAGTCATCAGACGATGAGCTGCGGGATCGTTGGGTTGGTCGGAACCCGTGGCAGGCGAGTGCTGATGATCCGGACGCGCGAGCCGAACTCAAAAGGCGTGCGGCAGAGATCGACGCCGAAAAAGAAGCGTGGATGCACAGGAAGGTCGAGGGGCCGGAGGCTGAGCGCGGTGTTGATGAGAACGGGCCTGACGGCTGCGAGGCTGATGATTGGGCGACCACCCTCGGCGGAGCGCAGCCCAACGCTGAGCCCAAGCGTCAAGAAGCCCGAGACCGCACGGGACAGACCGGTGCGAACGGCACCGACAGCATGCCCGCATCCGACACTGGCCTCGAATCGGAGCATCCACTTCTGGACGAGTGCGCCTGGTCGGACTTGGCACGCATCGCTCCCGAAGTCGTCAGCAGCATCCAGGATCTTCGCACACTCGTCGGTGATCTCCATTCGTGCAATCGACCATTGGCCCCCGGCGAAGCGCTCACAGTGATGGATGGGCTGGAGACAGTCAACCGGCTGGTCGAATCACTCTCAGTCGTGACTCTTTCCGTGTTCGAACGAGTGGGAACTCCTCGAGACTACGGTGCAAAGACGACGAAAGCGTTGGTCCAGAATCGGCTCAACCTCTCAGAACGGGAGGCCTACCGGAGATCCGAGTTGGCAGAAAAACTGGGAGACCAGGTCAGTTTCAGCGGCGATCCGATCGCACCGGTTTGTCCCATAGTTTCTGAAGCATTGCAGAAGGGGTTGCTCTCGGCGACCCAGGCCAGCGCGATCATCGGGTGCCTGAGGCACCTTCCCTTTCGGGTCAGTCAGGAAGACCGTCTGGAAGCGGAACGAATCTTGGTCGAAAAGGCGCCCTCGGTGCGTGTGAAGGACATACAACAGCTATTCAACGAGATTCTCGGATGGCTCGACCCCGATGGTGAACTGCCTGACGAAGCGCCGAAACGTGACAACTTCTCAGTCAGCCTGCGCCAGCGAAAAGACGGAACCTGGGCGCTCAAAGGAGTCCTCGACGCAGTCACTGGCGGGATTATGAGCGGGCACCTCACATCGCGCATCAAAGTCGACAGCGAAGAAGCCCCAACAACGGCGCAACAGAGCGAAGCTGGCACTGGCACTGGCACTGGCACTGGCACTGGCACTGGCACTGGCACTGGCACTGGCGCAGGTACGGATGTCGATTCAGGTACGGACACAGCTGCCGCGGACGCCACCTCTGCCGCGGACGCCACCTCAGCCGCGGATGCCATCTCCGCAGCGGATCAGGAAGTGGTCGACGTATACGCTCAAGTGCTGCACGGTGATCGTGCGGACGCGCTTGACCCTTCGCTGGAATTCGGTTTCGACAACCAAGCCGTTGACGGGCTGGGAGGGTCAAAGACAGCAGGCGGCGCAGGCTCCGGTGACGTACCGCGGGGATATGGCGTGAGAGAAGACGGCTCCACAGTGGCTATGGCCGGCCGACAGCCGAGCGTGAAGAACAGAATCTACGAACGATTCGCCACGATGATCGGCCGAATCGAAATGAAACGAGTGATGGCGGGTGCGCCCTTCGCACTCGTGGTCACAGCGAAAGCCGAGGACCTCGCAAAGCAGTCCGGTCGTGCCGCCACCGACGCAGAAGCACCTTTTCCGATGCAGACGGCCTCCTACGAGGGGCTGAACGGTTCGGTGTTCTTCCACCTGATGGGCGAAAAGACGAAGAGTATGGAACTTGCGACAGAGCGACGATTCGCCACCTCAAAGCAGTTGGCAGTCATTTCCAGCCGAGACCAGGGCTGTACATTTCCCGGTTGCGACACTCCACCTGGGTGGTGCGACGCTCACCATATAGTTCCGTGGTCGCAAAAGGGTAAGACCGATGTCAATAATCTGACACTGGCATGCGGCTCCCACCACCATCTGATCGACGAATCGGACTGGCACACCGTGATGCTGAAGGACGGACGCCCTGCATGGGTGCCACCAGCATCGATTGATCCCGCCAGAACTCCGATCCTGCACGCACGGTTCATCGCGAAAGAGATCACAGATACTCTCTTCGACTAG
- a CDS encoding NAD(P)/FAD-dependent oxidoreductase, which produces MSDPLVTENPQDRRDPQTLIAEVAVIGGGAGGLAASIALARSLRSVVVIDAGSPRNAPSAHAHNVLGQEGINPLELVAKGRREAEGYGVRFVDATVLSAERAQHLTDESEPTGFILKTSVGVSIEARRIVIATGLTDVLPDIPGLADGWGETVIHCPYCHGYEVRGERIGVIGTTSMSYHQAMLFSQLSDHVTFIRHDAPEPDEAQTRMLESLGITYVDAAVEAVVRTDSGTDVTLRSHTSSAAPRGNEAGATAENETMTVGALAVGPYFRANSEIFEQLGGTVVDHPSGMGSSIPAEATGATDVPGVWAVGNSADISAMVVASATSGVLVGAQINAELIMSSVPS; this is translated from the coding sequence ATGTCAGACCCTCTCGTCACTGAAAATCCACAAGACCGTCGCGACCCACAGACCCTCATCGCCGAGGTGGCCGTCATAGGTGGTGGCGCTGGTGGTCTGGCCGCGTCGATCGCTTTGGCCCGCTCACTGCGCAGTGTCGTCGTCATCGACGCTGGCTCGCCGCGCAATGCGCCGAGCGCGCACGCGCACAACGTCCTCGGTCAAGAAGGAATCAACCCCCTCGAACTCGTGGCCAAGGGACGTCGAGAGGCTGAAGGGTATGGCGTCCGGTTCGTCGACGCCACAGTCCTCAGTGCGGAGCGCGCCCAGCACTTAACCGATGAGTCCGAGCCGACGGGCTTCATCCTCAAGACTTCTGTCGGTGTCTCCATCGAGGCGAGGCGAATCGTCATCGCGACCGGCCTCACGGATGTGCTTCCCGATATCCCTGGGCTCGCGGACGGGTGGGGCGAAACCGTCATCCACTGCCCCTATTGCCACGGCTATGAGGTCCGTGGGGAGCGTATCGGCGTCATCGGCACTACCTCCATGTCCTATCACCAGGCCATGCTGTTCTCCCAGCTCAGCGACCACGTCACCTTCATACGCCACGATGCTCCGGAACCCGATGAGGCACAGACGAGAATGCTCGAATCGCTCGGCATCACCTACGTCGATGCGGCCGTCGAAGCGGTAGTACGCACCGACAGCGGAACCGACGTCACGCTACGCAGCCACACCTCGAGCGCCGCACCGCGAGGCAATGAGGCTGGGGCGACTGCAGAGAACGAGACCATGACCGTCGGGGCACTGGCCGTTGGTCCTTACTTCCGCGCGAACAGCGAGATCTTCGAACAGCTCGGCGGCACCGTCGTTGACCACCCGTCGGGTATGGGCTCGTCCATTCCCGCCGAGGCGACTGGAGCCACCGATGTGCCCGGCGTCTGGGCGGTGGGAAACAGCGCCGACATCTCGGCCATGGTGGTGGCGAGCGCGACCAGCGGCGTCCTGGTCGGTGCGCAGATCAACGCCGAACTCATCATGAGCTCAGTACCATCATGA
- a CDS encoding universal stress protein, with protein sequence MTVIVGYVNNPAGHAALDKGISEAKKDGLELVVVNASRSSDRSDAYRLGEGEIKSVQEYLSRSGVQGRVLTRGSEYDPAEQILDAAAEVGAELIVLGTRKRTPVGKFLLGSTIQRVILEAVCPVLCVKASR encoded by the coding sequence ATGACCGTCATCGTGGGATACGTCAACAATCCAGCAGGCCATGCCGCACTCGACAAGGGGATCTCGGAGGCGAAGAAAGACGGTCTGGAATTGGTCGTCGTCAACGCTTCCCGATCATCAGATCGCAGCGATGCCTACCGCCTCGGCGAGGGTGAGATCAAGTCGGTCCAGGAGTATCTGTCGCGCTCCGGAGTTCAGGGACGAGTGCTGACGAGGGGCAGCGAGTACGATCCCGCGGAACAGATTCTCGATGCCGCCGCCGAGGTGGGGGCTGAGCTGATCGTGCTCGGGACCAGAAAGCGGACCCCAGTTGGGAAATTCCTCCTGGGATCGACGATCCAACGAGTCATCCTTGAAGCCGTATGCCCTGTCCTCTGTGTGAAGGCCAGCCGCTGA
- a CDS encoding APC family permease, with product MSHSENSTKTGPGAEQQPETLKRVMGPKLLLLFIVGDILGTGVYALTGKVAGQVGGAGWAPVILAFAVALITAFSYMELVTKYPTAAGAALYTHKAFGVHFITFLVAFAVLSSGITSASTASNVFAANMVAGFGWDISGTGIMWIALGFLAVIAAINLRGVGESVWFNVVLTLIELSGLLLVILVGFFALGSGSADFSRVMIFETADDKGVFLAITGATSLAFFSMVGFEDSVNMVEETKDPRVFPKIMLTGLSITGVIYVLVSLVAVAAVPIGKLSESETPLLEVVRAGAPGLPIDLIFPFMTMFAVANSALINMLMASRLLYGMSKQNVLPPVFAKVLPGRRSPWVSIVFTTIIAFGLIIAVTTLLPETVTASLGGTTSLLLLAVFAVVNVAVLVLRKKPVEHEHFKAPKFLPWLGVFTCAFLVGPWARLDDLIQYQIAVALIGIGVVLWAATWLWNRSVKGASTKFRNPEELT from the coding sequence GTGAGTCACAGCGAAAACTCAACCAAGACAGGTCCGGGGGCAGAGCAGCAGCCGGAGACCCTGAAACGGGTCATGGGGCCTAAGCTTCTGCTCCTCTTCATCGTCGGTGACATCCTGGGTACCGGCGTCTACGCACTGACGGGCAAGGTCGCCGGACAGGTCGGCGGTGCCGGCTGGGCTCCGGTCATATTGGCCTTCGCAGTGGCCCTGATCACGGCATTCTCCTATATGGAGCTCGTCACCAAGTATCCGACCGCCGCCGGTGCCGCGCTGTACACGCATAAGGCGTTCGGGGTCCACTTCATCACGTTCCTCGTCGCATTCGCCGTCCTCAGCTCGGGAATCACCTCGGCGTCGACAGCCTCCAACGTCTTTGCCGCCAACATGGTGGCAGGGTTCGGGTGGGACATATCAGGCACGGGGATCATGTGGATCGCGCTCGGCTTCCTGGCCGTCATCGCCGCGATCAACCTGCGCGGCGTGGGCGAGAGCGTGTGGTTCAACGTCGTGCTGACCTTGATCGAACTCAGCGGCCTGCTGCTCGTCATTTTGGTCGGCTTCTTCGCACTGGGCTCGGGCAGCGCCGACTTTTCCCGCGTGATGATCTTCGAAACCGCCGACGACAAGGGCGTCTTCCTCGCGATCACCGGTGCAACCTCGCTGGCATTCTTCTCCATGGTCGGCTTCGAGGATTCGGTGAACATGGTCGAGGAGACCAAGGACCCGAGGGTCTTCCCGAAGATCATGCTCACGGGGCTCTCGATCACCGGCGTGATCTATGTGCTCGTCTCGCTGGTGGCAGTGGCCGCAGTGCCGATCGGCAAACTCTCCGAGAGCGAGACGCCGCTGCTGGAGGTCGTCAGAGCCGGTGCGCCGGGGCTTCCGATCGACCTGATCTTCCCGTTCATGACGATGTTCGCCGTCGCGAACTCCGCACTCATCAACATGCTCATGGCCAGCCGCCTGCTGTACGGAATGTCGAAGCAGAACGTGCTTCCGCCCGTCTTCGCGAAGGTGCTGCCCGGACGGCGCTCACCGTGGGTTTCGATCGTCTTCACGACCATCATCGCCTTCGGCCTCATCATCGCCGTGACCACTCTGCTGCCGGAGACGGTGACCGCGTCCCTGGGCGGCACGACCTCGCTGCTGCTGCTCGCCGTGTTCGCCGTCGTCAACGTTGCGGTGCTGGTCCTGCGGAAGAAGCCGGTCGAGCACGAGCACTTCAAGGCGCCTAAGTTCCTGCCCTGGCTCGGCGTGTTCACCTGTGCGTTCCTCGTGGGACCCTGGGCTCGTCTCGACGACCTCATCCAGTACCAGATCGCGGTGGCGCTGATCGGCATCGGCGTCGTCCTGTGGGCCGCCACCTGGTTGTGGAACCGGTCCGTGAAGGGCGCGAGCACCAAGTTCCGCAATCCCGAGGAGCTCACATGA
- a CDS encoding type 1 glutamine amidotransferase, whose amino-acid sequence MTRLLVIVNHIESQPGLLTQWMISENIEFDLRIGGVSRLPEPSALSDYDGLIMLGGGYMPDETDRAPWLDTEARLSRHALETDLPQFGICLGGQLIAHVIGGDVRARTGAPEKGYTWIDMTEDASQDPVFSAIGRSASFVESHVDRIVDLPPEATLLATSTACRFQAFRFGNAWGTQFHPESSGQNIRNWDADNLQELGFNKETLLEQAEERSEDSQRDAKALLTAFFDVVRSRHT is encoded by the coding sequence ATGACCCGGCTGCTCGTCATCGTCAATCACATCGAATCCCAGCCGGGGCTGCTCACGCAGTGGATGATCAGCGAGAACATCGAGTTCGACCTGCGCATCGGCGGGGTGTCCCGACTTCCCGAGCCGAGTGCGCTGAGCGACTACGACGGGCTCATCATGCTCGGCGGCGGGTACATGCCCGATGAGACCGATCGTGCGCCGTGGCTTGACACCGAGGCGCGATTGTCACGGCATGCGCTGGAGACGGACCTGCCGCAGTTCGGCATCTGCCTGGGTGGGCAGCTCATCGCACACGTCATCGGCGGGGATGTGCGGGCGCGGACCGGTGCCCCGGAGAAGGGGTACACCTGGATCGATATGACCGAGGACGCGAGCCAGGACCCAGTGTTCTCCGCGATCGGGAGGTCTGCTTCCTTCGTTGAGAGCCACGTCGACCGGATCGTCGATCTGCCGCCGGAAGCAACGCTGCTGGCAACCAGCACCGCCTGCCGGTTCCAGGCATTTCGATTCGGCAATGCGTGGGGCACACAGTTCCATCCGGAATCGTCGGGACAGAACATTCGCAACTGGGACGCGGACAATCTGCAAGAATTGGGTTTTAATAAGGAGACCCTGTTGGAACAGGCAGAGGAACGCAGCGAGGACAGTCAGCGGGACGCGAAGGCGCTCTTGACGGCATTCTTCGACGTGGTCCGCAGCAGACACACGTGA
- a CDS encoding dipeptidase, protein MTYDVFDGHNDLAWYLREERDYSVEGLNDPSVSPFTTMDQLRDGHVAAQYWSVYVHSSITGADAIKATWEQIDAVQRVVTSYPGRLQFARTAAEVVAARNAGKVASLMGVEGGQQIDESLAVLRSYARAGSRYMTLTWSTTHSWADSATDEPQHGGLSDFGREVVAEMNRIGMIVDLSHVAPSVMHQSLDISTLPVIFSHSCAFGLNPHPRNIPDDVLDRVPGNGGVAMMTFVPSFVSNARREWVDAGENGTAPEVRVADVADHCDYVRERIGIDHIGLGGDICGVDELPQGLGDAGQYPALFEELASRGWSDTDLRKLGFDNAMRVLEAHEEAYTKFLGTSAGTESSAGADGVATSAGTAGSATSAGEHA, encoded by the coding sequence ATGACATACGACGTCTTCGACGGACACAACGACCTCGCCTGGTACCTGCGGGAGGAGCGCGACTACAGCGTTGAGGGGCTCAACGATCCGAGCGTCTCGCCCTTCACCACGATGGATCAGCTGCGCGACGGACATGTCGCCGCTCAGTACTGGTCGGTCTACGTCCACTCCTCGATCACCGGCGCCGATGCGATCAAGGCCACCTGGGAACAGATCGACGCCGTGCAGCGCGTGGTCACGAGCTATCCCGGACGGCTCCAGTTCGCCCGCACCGCCGCCGAGGTGGTCGCCGCCCGAAACGCCGGAAAGGTGGCCTCGCTCATGGGCGTCGAAGGAGGCCAGCAGATCGACGAATCCTTGGCCGTGCTCCGTTCCTATGCGCGCGCCGGATCCCGGTATATGACCCTGACCTGGTCGACGACGCACTCCTGGGCGGACTCCGCGACAGATGAACCGCAGCACGGTGGGCTCAGCGATTTCGGCCGCGAGGTGGTGGCGGAGATGAACCGGATCGGCATGATCGTCGACCTCTCCCACGTCGCGCCCAGCGTCATGCACCAGTCCCTGGACATCTCCACTCTTCCGGTGATCTTCAGCCACTCGTGCGCCTTCGGACTCAACCCGCATCCGCGCAACATCCCCGACGACGTCCTCGACCGGGTGCCCGGCAACGGGGGAGTGGCGATGATGACCTTCGTTCCCTCCTTCGTCTCGAACGCACGTCGCGAATGGGTGGACGCCGGAGAGAACGGCACCGCCCCCGAGGTGAGAGTTGCCGATGTCGCCGATCACTGCGATTACGTACGTGAGCGGATCGGAATCGACCACATCGGCCTCGGCGGCGACATCTGCGGTGTCGATGAGCTGCCGCAGGGGCTCGGCGATGCGGGACAGTATCCTGCGCTCTTCGAGGAGCTGGCCTCTCGCGGCTGGTCGGACACTGATCTGCGCAAGCTCGGCTTCGACAACGCGATGCGGGTCCTGGAGGCACACGAGGAGGCGTACACGAAGTTCCTGGGTACGTCGGCGGGTACGGAGTCGTCGGCGGGCGCTGACGGTGTGGCCACCTCGGCGGGTACGGCCGGTTCGGCCACCTCGGCGGGGGAGCACGCATGA
- a CDS encoding serine hydrolase, which yields MMNEDENMGDVDFDRLPGVRFSALAFDVDSGERVFAHNENAELDTASMGKVFLLHTALQLHVNGNLNLQERLSRRPSERVDESGIWYLMEQDDLSIYDVAVLIGAFSDNFATNVLIRRIGLENVARQVEDLGYRNSGLHDFLRWPRPAKAPRTLSTGTAAEFADFMARHAKDEFWDESTNEIFRRWLGAGADTSMVASAFDLDPLAHYNYQRDVWVWNKTGTNGTIRADAGIAMTPTRRVAYAVFANWEKGTDRVVDVMPIMREAGDAIHRFL from the coding sequence ATGATGAATGAGGACGAGAACATGGGTGACGTGGACTTCGACCGGCTGCCGGGAGTGCGCTTCAGCGCCCTGGCCTTCGACGTGGACAGCGGCGAACGCGTGTTCGCCCATAACGAGAATGCCGAACTCGACACCGCCAGCATGGGCAAGGTGTTCCTCCTGCACACAGCGTTGCAGTTGCACGTCAACGGCAATCTCAACCTGCAGGAGCGCCTGTCTCGGCGGCCCTCGGAACGGGTCGACGAATCCGGGATCTGGTACCTCATGGAGCAGGACGATCTGAGCATCTACGACGTGGCCGTGCTCATCGGGGCCTTCAGCGACAACTTCGCGACCAATGTGCTCATCCGCCGCATCGGGCTGGAGAACGTCGCCCGCCAGGTCGAGGACCTCGGCTACCGGAACTCGGGTCTCCATGACTTCCTCCGCTGGCCCCGACCGGCAAAGGCACCGCGCACTCTGTCGACGGGCACCGCGGCCGAATTCGCCGATTTCATGGCCCGGCACGCAAAGGATGAGTTCTGGGATGAGTCGACGAATGAGATCTTCCGTCGCTGGTTGGGAGCCGGCGCGGACACCTCGATGGTCGCCTCGGCGTTCGACCTCGATCCACTGGCCCACTACAACTATCAGCGCGACGTGTGGGTCTGGAACAAGACCGGCACGAACGGAACGATCAGGGCCGACGCCGGCATCGCGATGACTCCGACCCGGCGAGTCGCCTATGCCGTGTTCGCGAACTGGGAGAAGGGCACTGACCGGGTCGTCGACGTCATGCCGATCATGCGCGAAGCCGGCGACGCCATCCACCGTTTCCTCTGA